From a single Mycosarcoma maydis chromosome 2, whole genome shotgun sequence genomic region:
- a CDS encoding mitochondrial 37S ribosomal protein mS41 produces the protein MLTRFATGISACGRASCSRTLTTTAAAAAPPRRAIPKPQAAVSDPASFLSSISRPRRDLASNSSLTSAIGEQWSNIFTIRSNQLKAAGITTKDRRFFLWAREKFRQGANPDVFVIDAKPKKKVRGWGARVQTSERIRVRGVRRPGEK, from the exons ATGTTGACACGATTTGCAACAGGCATATCCGCCTGCGGAAGGGCTTCCTGCTCACGAACATTGACTAcaaccgcagcagcagccgcaccgCCACGTAGGGCGATCCCAAAACCTCAAG ctgcagtgtCGGATCCAGCCTCGTTCCTCAGCTCCATCTCCCGCCCACGTCGCGATCTCGCCTCGAACTCGTCACTCACATCTGCCATTGGCGAGCAATGGTCCAACATCTTCACCATCCGTTCGAACCAGCtcaaagcagcaggcaTAACAACAAAGGATAGGCGATTCTTCCTGTGGGCGAGAGAAAAGTTCCGACAAGGTGCCAACCCAGACgtatttgtgattgatgcAAAGCCGAAGAAAAAGGTTCGAGG ATGGGGCGCAAGGGTGCAGACGTCTGAAAGGATCCGTGTGCGCGGTGTGAGAAGGCCTGGCGAGAAGTAA